The window CAGTCCGCTCAATGTGTGTTCATTGATCTTAAAGCGTTCTTCAGGAGTAAGTGTTCCTCGAGAGATACATAGATTATACAATTCTCCCCGGTTGTATTCATGAGGTGGGATTTCAAGCGGATTCCCAAAAGCGTCGTGCAGGTGCGAGTAGTTTTTTGATTGGGGGACAATATGTTCCGGTTTGTCGGAGAGTAATGGCTCTGCTACTGGCAGCGGCGGGTCCGTGCTATCGCCTTTGGCTCGGTGTTCTGCTCTGGAAATGCCCAAGCGATCACTGAAATGACGCATCCACGTTCTGTTGGCAATGGATTCTAGCCGAGATTGTGTTTCCTCCGTCATAAATTCTGTGCCGAGATTGCAATTGGCAATGAATTCGAAATCGTCCTCAATGGAGCGAAGCGTTTCTTGCAGTTCTTGTTCAAGCTGCTCGATATTTTCTTTGCCTTGAAGTTGTCGTTGTAAAAATACAATTTCGGCATCACGTCGGAGGACTTCGAAACGCATGCGGATTTCATGAATACGGTTGTATATCGTTTCAAGTTTTGTGGCTTTATCGACAACATATTCGGGAGTGGTGACTTTGCCACAATCGTGCAGCCACGAGGCAATGAACAATTGTCGCCACTCGTCTTCCGTGTTCAAGCGAAAATCTGCCAGCGGTCCGTCTTCCTTCTCATGCGCAGCACGAGCCAGCATCTCTGCCAATTCCGGCACCCTCGTACAATGGCCACCGGTATAGGGAGACTTGGCATCGATAGATGCGGCCACAACCTGGACAAGCGCATCGAACAGTTCGGTGAGGGAATTAACGAGATTCCGGTTATCCAGCGTTACCGCTGCTTGAGCTGCCAATGAGGCCACGAATTTGATGCGTTCTTTGCACGTTCCGTCTTCCGTTGTGTCGGTCTCTGTACAAGGATTGAATAACTGTATGACGCCGAGCACTTCATCGCGACGCGTTACGATGGGGACACACATGAGTGAGGAAATCGTGTAATCTTTGGGTTCTTCAGGAAGTCCGGTGGGGAATAAGCTGAAATTCCCGTTAGGTATGACAATAGATTCCCGCTGAGTGAACGCCTGACAGGCAGAATGGAGTACCGAATCTTTGCTCAAGAATGCCATGATTTGCGGTTGAATCATCATACGCGGCGCGGGAGTCTCTGACATTCCACCAAGGTGGATATTTTGTGGACCAAGGCTCAACAACTCGACACCAAGCAGATTGTCTTCTTTGATGTACAGCACTCCGCCGTCAGCCTGGACCAACTCCTTTGCATTGGAAAAAATCAATGAAACCAGTTGGTTCAATTTTTTCTCGGTGGAAAGAGCTACACCACCCTCGACCAGCATTTCCAACTTGCTTTGTGTTTGAATGAGATTCTCTGTTTTTGTTCGGATCGTCGCTTTCATGGCTTCGTAAGTCTGCGCCAGGGTATTAACCTCTTTGATGATCGAATTGATCGGAGGGGAAGGAGAAAAGTCGAAAGACTGAATTTTTTGTGCTTCGGCCATGAGTGCATTGACCGGACGGGCAGCGCGGCGACCAACCAACATAACGATAGGGATAATTATGATGAGCAGTCCCACCGCGATAAATACAATGCGAATAGCCAACCGTTTGATATGTCCTGTGATGTCGCGCAGGGGAGCCGCTATGACAACATGGAGGTGTTGTCCCGAGTCGGGTTCCATACTCATTTGGCTGGCGATATACATTTCACCATCTATGTTGAGAAAGAACGGTTTCCTTGATCCTTTCGTTACATTGTCGTTCTTGGAGGTCATTTCCTTTGCGACAGCGGCAACGACGGGATTTGAAGACGTCGTGGCGTGAGGAAGGTGGAGATCGGTAGAGAGGACGTTTTTCCATGCGAGTCCAGGCAGAGCAATGAGCTGATTGTCTTTATCGACAATCCAAATGACACCGTTTCGAGCAACCTTCTGCGACGCAAGAATGTCGCCAAGTTTGACCAAAGTGACATCGACACCGAGGACTCCGCTACCGTTGGCGAGTTGGCGGGCGCAGGTCAAACCCGGAAGTCTGGAACTACTGAAAATATATGGTGTCGTGAACGTTGTTTGCCCTGTTTCTTGCGCCTGAACAAACCAAGGGCGTATTCGTGGATCGTATTCGACAACTGAGTCTTGCCGTGTACGAATGATGTCCAAATTGTGTTTACGAAATTGCCATACCTGATGGCGAGTACCCTCTATCGAAGTGGTGATGACTCTATCTATATATGCCGTTTCAGGTGGAGCATCGTATGTGCGGAGGATAGTCTCATTGTTTCTTGGCGCGATAAGTTGATGGAATGTGCCATCGTTGTATCCTGTATAGATGGAGAGAAGGACTGGCGTGTCGTCGAGAATAGCCTTCATTGTGATAGTACTATCTATAAATGATGCAGGATCTGTATGGTCGAGAGCAGCCGTCATAGGGTTAAGGGCTGCGGTTTCGGTGAGGGTGGCAATGGATGAAATGACGACGTTGATACGAGCGCTGGTTTTCGTCGTGATTTCTTCAAACAATGTTTCCGTTGATTCAAGTGCAGACATTCTCCCTTCATATTGAATGACAGAAAGGAGCATGACAATAAGGATCATCGCCGTACTAAAGGCAATCCAGGAAATGAGGGAAGAGAGACTAAATGTGGATTTGTTTTGTATCTTCATGACCTTCAGCGATGTTGAAATGAGCTACTTTCTCCAGTCAATATATGGAACCATGCATTATTCAGTGTTTCGAGCAAAGAAGAGCTGTATGGCAGTGTACATGCATATAGTTTTCCAGAAAAGTCATTTTTTCTTGTTTGTATGAGGCGTAATGTTTTAATATTGTTACTTTTGTGTTTGACAATATGCTTGGAATAATATGCTCCGAGACACCAAGATCAAAGTCAGACATTGCTCTTCTCGTGTATATTATTGCGAATTGCAAAATATATTTCGATGTCAAAGCGTACGCGGTAAGTTTGGATCGATATATAAATTTTATAGGATTGGTTCTCTGGGAGATGATTGTATAATAACTGGAGCAGGGATGTCTTCCATTATGACGGTAACGCCGTAGATCTTTGAAAAAAAACGGTGCATGGGTGAAGGTATGGGAAATGATGTGAAATAGGTTTTATCTATGTGTCATAAATGATTTTCTCGATCAGTATAATAAGAGTTGGTTATTTCCCCCCTCGTTCCCCTCTATACGTCAAGAGCATAAGGGCATGAGTGAGAAAATTGATCGGAAAATGCATGTTAAGGTTTCGGACTCTCCGTCAACGTAATGCCGTACTCCGGGGCATATTCGTCGGCAATGAAGACGGATTTGATAATCTGCATATCAATATTGCTCTCGGCTGCCTCGACATATTGTGTGGTGGTATAGAATTCGATAACAATGGGAAGCTTGGGCTGAACTTGGTCCAGAATATCCGTAAAGAGCGGGCTGCTGAAGAAGGATCGAGTCTCATTCTTCGTGCGCAAAAGCAGGTAATTGAAATCACCGGTTTCAGAGCCGGCATATGTTCCTTCGAGAAAAGACGTTTTGTCTTGGGCGAAACCGGGACAGGCAAAACATAACCAGAAGATACAGCATACGAGGAAGAATGGAGCACATCGAAGACGACTGTGCATATATTTCTCCAAGAGGTTTGAGAGCATTGTATCAAACGGGCAATGAAAAGGTAAATGTACTGCCTTTGCCAAGAACAGACTCGGCATGAATGTGACCTTTGTAATGTTCGATGATTTGCTTACAAATGGCCAGCCCGAGTCCTGTTCCTTTGGGGGTCTCCGGTGTGGTTTCTCCACGGCCGACTTGATAGAATTTGTCAAATATATTGACGAGGTCTTTGGCAGGGATACCAGGGCCTTCATCGGTCACACGAATTTCAACAGCATTGTTGTGTGTGCTGACATCAATGATGATGCTTTTATCCGGTGGGGTAAATTTGGCTGCATTGCCAAGAAGGTTTGTTAAAACCTGCATGATACGGTCGGGATCGGCATGGAGAACAGGGAGGTCTTCATGGATTTCCATATGAATTCGCGCGGCGGCCCCTTTGGGCATGAGACCTGATACAACCGCTGTGGCTTGCTGTATGAGTCGTGCGATGTCGATTTTCTGGTCATGCCATTCCGCACTGCCCGACTCGATGCGTGTAAGATCAAGAAAGTCGTTGATGAGTCGTTTGAGGCGCTCGCCTTCTTCTTCAATGATGGCAAGGTTGGTAATGATGCGATCGCGTTTTTTGGCGAGTCGGCTGTCTTCTTCCACTAATCCGACAAACGATGATTTGAATTCTTTGCTGATGAGTTTCGTGAAGCCGATGATAGAGGTCAGTGGCGTGCGGATATCATGTGATACCGTAGACATAAACGACGACTTGAGTTCATCGAGTTCCAGGAGTTTACGGTTGGCGATTTCGAGTTCGCTTGCCTTTTGATCCAGAGTTTTCGTACGTTCAAAAACAAGATTTTCCAGTGTCTTGTTGATTTCGGCAAGTTTGACTTCGATAAGCTTGCGTTCCGTAATATCTCGTACAACGAGTACACCTGCTTTGATGCCATGAAAATCCATCTGCTTGATACGCATTTCGACGGGGAATGTTGATCCTTCTTTACGCATCGCTAAGACATCGAAAGGCGTCGTGTCGTCTTCCCGGAGGTGGCGGCGAAATTCTCGGCGAGACTCCGGCGCGATGAGCATTTCAACGGAGTCGATTTTTTTGGATTCAGCGAGACTATACCCAAACATGGGATAAAATTGATTGTTCACTTGGTGGATAATACCTTCGTCCTGGATGATAATTGCTTCCCAGGCTGCGTCAGCAAGCTGTTTGAACCGTTCTTCGGTTGATGACATCGCTTGGGCTGCTATCCGTCGAGTTTTGATATTGTAGTGTAAAAGCAAAGACACTGCGATAATACAGAGTGACACGATGATAAGAATAATTCCGGTCGAACGATCGATAGTAAAAAACGGAGTAGGAGCATTGAGTAATATATAGGAGGAGGGCAGGCGATTTAAAGGGATATTGTAACGCTGGAGTTCAATATAGTCGAAAATATTGGCATTGGGGCTTTCTTGGAATGGGATGTGGTCGGCACTTTCACCGTTGAGAATCATAATGGCAAGGTTGGCAGCGGCAGCTCCTTGGTGTTTACCACTGACAAGGTTGCCACCCACAACACCCGGCTTCATGGCAAAATCCCAGGCGGTGTATATAGGCCTGTTTGTTGCTTGAGTGATGAGGTTGATACCTTGATCCACAGTGAAAATATGACCGTCAGTGGATCGAGAAAGCCCCAGATTGAGCACGACAGACGTCGAATCAAGCTTGTTTAACTGGGCTTGGATTTCATCAACTGGAAGTTCACTCAAATCGAGTGCAGAGAGTTCGTCGACATGCTGTATAGCTTCTCGGAACAGTTTGAGGTTAATACGACCGCTTTCTGACATACCGGCAATTACAGCCACCGTCGTGACATCAGGCTGAAGCTGCTTGATGAGGTTTAACGTCGATTCAATCTCGATCTTCTCAGCAACTCCCGTGATGTTCTTACTTTTACGTAAGCGTGCGTTGTCAAGATTGTTGATACCACAGAACACCACAGGCGTTTTGGGAAACAGTTCATCCCGGTAACGAAGAATAAATTCAAGCGCGTTGTCGTCCGTTGTTATAATAAGGTCGAAGTGGGTATTGCGATAAATATCGGCGTAGAGCACTCGGAGGTGGGGGAAAATGAGTTCTGTAGGATGTCGTTTTGTATTCATATACTCGACAACGATGTTATCGAGTGGAGCTTTATCGGCAAAGGTTGAATAGATACCTTCTGTGAGCGAATCGGTCCACGTGTAGCCGTAGTGATATGAGTGCAGAACAAGCACATGGGCAGCTGTTCTGGCACGAGCTTCTCCCGATAAACTCGCAACGATGAAAATACATACCATCACACAGAGTGACAATCGGAGAATCCTTGGGAGAATCTGATATGCTTTCACTCTGGAATCCACATTTAATAACCTACGGTGAAAGATGACCTCATGTCATATTATTGATTATTCCATTAAAGGAATCTCCGTCAAGAACAGTTCATGATCTTTTGCAGAATGAAACGTTGACATTCTCCACAGAAAATCGTGCGGTTGAAATTTTCAAGAATAAAACACTGCTAACGATGTGTTCGTGGATATGATCGAATTTATTGATCCATCCGTATTTTCTTTGTATGGATGATATAACACATTGTGTGTTGACATGCATATAGTAACATGTGAAGCCAAGAACCATTATGCTTCAATCTCGTACAGCATGGAATCATCCTCTTAAACGCCAAATCATAATTGGTGGAATCTTTTTTGTCACACTTGTTTTAGCAAGTCTATACGGCTTTCTCTTATTTCATTGTCTCGCTGAAATGTTTAGTGTCGTTATTGCGTGCGGGGTGTTTTTTGTCGCCTGGAATACACGACATTATCTGGAAGACCACTCTCTTGCCTTGGCGGGTTGTATTTTTCTCGCCGTTGCGGGCTTCGATTTTCTTCATCTTCTTGCCTATGAAGGCATGCAGATTTTTCCTGGGTACAACGCTGACTTGCCAACACAACTTTGGATTGTCGGCCGGTATTTCGAAGTCAGCGCATTGTTGAGTATCGCGTTTCTTGCAGGAAAAAAAATTCATCTTGGAGTTTGGTATTCTCTTCTTTCGGGATTGTTTTTCCTCTGTGTTATTGCGATTTTCACAGGGGTGTTTCCCGCGTGCTATATTAATGGGCAGGGCCTGACTTCGTTCAAGATTGGCAGTGAATATTTTGTGATGGGAGGATGTATCCTCGCTACGTATCTTTTCTTTGTTCGGCGATCCCGATTCGATTCTGATGTCATCCGATACTATATTGCATCTGCTTTGCTCACGTTTGCGGCGGAGTTTGCGTTTACCGTGTACATAAATATTTATGGCCTCACCAATATTGTTGGTCATTTTTTCAAGGTTGGCGCATATTATTTTTTTTATCGCGCTGCTATTGAGACCGGTTTATCCCAACCTTTTGCGCTTATTTTCAAAGATCTCAAGATGCGTGAGGACGAGCTGGCACAAGAACGCGAGCTCCTTATTACTTTGGTTAATGCCACTGAGGATCTCGTCGTGTTGCTCAAGCCTGACGGAACTCTTGTTGCAGCCAACCAAGCGCTTCAAAAGCATTTTGATCTTTCAGAGCAGGGTATCACCGTGCAGAATTTTTTCTCTCTTGCTCCGCAGGGAATGCAAGACGGTCGGAAGTCGGCTATCGCAACATGCTTAAAAACAGGCCAGCCTGTACAAATTGAAGAGCCAGGTCCGGATAGCATCTATTATACAAGCTACTATCCGGTGTATGCCGAAAATGGAAACATTCGCCTCATTGCTGTTTTTTCTCGCGATATTACGGAAATGAAACGATTAGATGCCCTTCGAGAAGATGTGGATCGGATTATGCGTCATGATCTGAAAAATCCACTCAATGTCATTATCGGATTCCCGCGTCTGCTTGAGGAAGAAGGAGATTTGAATGACCTCCAACTTGAGTATCTTAAGCATATTCGGGAGGCTGGTCTTCACATGCTTGAGCAAATCAATCAATCATTGAGTTTATATCGTATCGAACGTGGTACGTATGATTTTCAGCCTTCAACTGTCGATCTTGGGGCTCTTCTGCAACGTGTCTGTGGCGACATGATGAGCAAGGCCAAGGCTGCCCAGGTTCATCTCTACGTAGATGTATGCGAGTCTTCGCCCCTCGCCTTGGCGGATGAAAATTTATCATATTCCATGTTTGCGAATCTCATCGACAACGCCATCGATGGGTCCAATTCATCGGATGGTGTTTTCATCACCATGCCGTGTCCAAGGGGCGATATGATTGATGTGGCTATTCACAACGCCTTACCTATTCCCGCGGAAATCCTTGATCGTTTCTTTGAGAAATACGTGACCAAAGGAAAAAGGAACGGGACGGGACTTGGTGCTTATTCGGCGCGTCTTCTCGCACTCGCTCAGAACGGCGATATTGTTATGGACAGTGATGAGCATTCAGGAACAACCATAACGGTGCGTTTACCTGCGGCGTCGTAAGGCAAGACAACACGGTCGTCACGGAATCCGGGAAGCGGTTGTCCGTTTGCAGAGAAGGGGCATGGGGAAACATCTCATGCCCCTTCTTGCTTTATGGATTTTTTAAAACCATATCGATGCCAAGTTCGATAGGTGCCAGGGACACCGGGTCAATGACGTCCATACTGGCAAACTTGCCGTTAACATGGATAAATACCAGGGCATGTTGTGAGGAAAAACGTTTCAGCTCTCCGGATTCGGGAAAACCTCTATTCCAGGGTGTCGATTCCATTCCATAGGCAGGCGCGCCGAGGGCGCCGTTGCAGATTTCCCACAGTGGCCGGCTAATGCTGACAGGATCTTGCGGAACGTATTTTTCCGGATTGTACAGCGTCATTCCGGGAGCGATGCGGGTTCGATAGTATACATGCTCGTCACCGACGAGCAGTGCTCGGACTTTGGTGTTTTTAAGAAGTTGCCGAAGATAGGCGTCACGTCGGTCGATAAAGCCGGTAATACGGTCTTCGGGGATGCCTTGTATCACCGGTTTGATGGAGTTATCGCCGCCGGCCCACATGCTTTTGGCTCCCGTATAATGAGCGCTATTGGGAAACATCGGGGTGTGTTGCGTGACAAAAATATGGTCGACGCGACTGTCATTCTGATAGGTCTCAAGCATATCTGTTATCCACTTGAGCTGGTTGTCCATAATATATCCCCAGACATTGCCGCCAATGATTTTATTGGCTGGCATGGATGCCGCCATGAAGTATTGGGAGTTCACCATAATGACGGCCACATTGCCGTAAACGAACGAGTACGCCGTTTCGCCATAGTCTGGAAAATCTCCCGGTGTCTCCGGGCGAGGGTCGAGCGCACTGCCGTCTTCACTGAGCGGACCATTGCGCGGATTGACGAAGATTTTAGAGAACACGGCTTCGCTTGAGTCCGTGTTGAATGGAAAGCGATCGCAGGACAGTCCATATTTGGAGCCATCGTCGAATGTCATACTGATGGTTTCATGATTCCCGACGCCAAGAAACAGCGGAAGCGAGCCGGCAAAGGGAAAAAGGGCCGATTTGAAGTTGGCGTACATACGTTCTTGATCTGGGACATTCGACGCATAACCGTTCATCGTATCGCCCGTGAAGAGAAAAAAACGAGCTTGCTTCGCAGTGGCAAGAGCCATGGCGCGCGACATGACGTACTGATTGACTCCCCCCATGTTTCGTTCTCCAGAGGATATATTCCCCCGACAGTCTGAACCAAACGCAAAGGTAAAGGGAGCGCGAGAACCCGGCGTGGGAGCAGTCATCAATGTTCCATAAAAAACATCGGTTCCGGCCTCGACACGGTATTGATAAAAAATTTCCGGTTCAAGCCCGTCAATCCGAAGGGCATGTTCCGTCCCTGGGGTGGATTCGGCAATGATTTTGTCTTGAATGTGAACCTTTGCAGCTATCGAATTGTTGGTAGTAAACGCAATGATGACATGCGTGGACGTTAGATCGGCTAACATCGGGCCTTCCACAATGGAGTCTGCGACGGTGAAAGGACCGTTTCCTCGAAAATGCAAGCGGCTTTCAAAAAGAATATGACCTGTTTCGTCTGCGACTCGATAATAGAGATGCCCCCGAGCCCGTTGTTGCCAGGAGGTACAGTCTTTTTTCCCGGCGAGCGTTTTCATCTTCACAACCGCACGCCCTTCATGAATGGGAACTGCATCTTGAAAAATGGGTTGAGGAAATGCTCCCATGTCTGGGCTCCATAAGCCGTAATAGAGCGTTCCGTCTTCAAGCTTGAGACCATGTTCCGGATCCTCGAAGGAGAACACAAATCCCTCTTTGTCTCCCTTGGGATGGCCACGCAATTCCATAATTGTTTGCGAGGGGTGATTGTGGAGAACCGGCAAGAGATGGCCGTTGTCTTCTCCAAATAATTGACCGTCATGCTCTTCGATATGGCTGTAAACAGCTGGGATTTCAGCAGCAAAGGGACATGTCGGTAAGAGTGCGCACAAGATCGCGGTGAGCCAGAATACCTGAGAGCGTCCCATGGAGGCCTCCTCAATCAGTTTTGTGTGGTGTGCGGTGAAGATGGATTTCTTTTTCAGGAACATAGCAAAGCAAAAACATCTTGTCGCGAATTCTCACACAGAACCTTGTACGCATGGTTTCTTGGACCCTGTATTGTTCTGTGTCTCTTTTCCCGATGCACTCGGGAGTATTTCCCAAGCTTTTCAATAAAAATCCTCTGCAAAATGAATAGGATCCCTCATCGACGTCTTCCCCTTTCAGGCTTATCTCATAACCATAGAAAAAGCGAAACGAACGCTGTGAGAGCGTTTTTTAACAAAGGATATCTGCCATGAAACACGAAAAGAAAAGCATACGAAGTCAGCTCGGTCACTCAGCCCTGGAGTTTGCCTTGATCGTTCCCATCTTCGTGATGTCGTTGTTTTCGGTGGTGGAGCTTGGCCGGTATTTCTGGATACAGCATGCCATTTCCTCCGCCGCCATCGAAGGAGCCAGATTGGCGATTCTCAATGGTCCTACGGATGCTGAGGTCGTCAATTATGTTCAAGACCTGCTCACCGATTCCGGCGTACCAGGGGCGCCACAAGTCACGATTTCGCCCCGTACTCCTTCGCAGGATGTGACGGTGACGGTGCAGACACCATTTCAATTCATGATTATGCCCGGTTTCGTCGAAGGTCTTGTTCAACCCAACCCGCTTTCTCATGCGGCCGTCATGAGGCATGAGCCATGAACACGACACAACGACGCAAAGCAAAACACATGGCTGGGGTTGTCTCTGTTGAGCTTGCCTTGGTCATGACGTTCTTACTGATGCCGCTTTTTATTGGTGTACTCGATTTTGGTCAGATCATGCATGCACAGTATGTGATTACCAGAGCTGCTCGAGAAGGCGCCGTCACGGCTTCGACGAATGGAAACGTCGATTTGACAGTGCGCAATTATATTGCTGCATCCAATCTCAATCCTGGACAGGCTCAGGTTTCGGGGAGTTTTTTAAGCGGTACGGTAATGCCGGGGAATCCTGTCAGTGTCACCGTGACGTTTGACATGACGGGGTACATGATTCTTCCTTGGAAAGACATTGTTCCGGCTTTGTCCACTTTGTCTGCCACGGCAGAAGCCAGACAACGCTAAACCCCAAGGAGTCAGTCATGAACACGATACGAAATGATATGCGGCAGAGGGAACACGGAATGGTCGCCGTCATGGCAGCGTTGTCCCTGGTCATTTTGGCTGGGGTCTCTGCCTTTGCAGTGGACTATGGACTATTACAATACAAGAAAAGCGAGCTGCAAACGGCTGCCGATACGGCGTCTTTAGCAGGGGCACAGGCACTGGTATCGAGCGGGACCGATTTGGATATTGTCCGTGCAACAGCATTGGAATATGCCAAACGCAATCTTCAGGACATGGATTTTCCGGATCAGGCTGTGACGACTGGAGATATCAGTTTCTACAAAGACGGTGTCCAATCTTTGGATAAGCCGAATCAGGTGGAAGTTGTTGTGGGGCTGGAAGCTTCGCGTGGCAATCCATATGAATTGATCCTGGGTAAGGTGGTTGGAAAAAATCAGGCCGATGTGCGAGCCGCAGCCCGTTCGGAAACATTTTGTTCCAACGGTTCCCAATGCCTCAAACCGTTTTCTCCGCCTGCCAAGTTCACCTGGGATGACAATGCCGATACAGACAAGAAATATGCGGGCAACG of the Desulfovibrio inopinatus DSM 10711 genome contains:
- a CDS encoding metallophosphoesterase yields the protein MGRSQVFWLTAILCALLPTCPFAAEIPAVYSHIEEHDGQLFGEDNGHLLPVLHNHPSQTIMELRGHPKGDKEGFVFSFEDPEHGLKLEDGTLYYGLWSPDMGAFPQPIFQDAVPIHEGRAVVKMKTLAGKKDCTSWQQRARGHLYYRVADETGHILFESRLHFRGNGPFTVADSIVEGPMLADLTSTHVIIAFTTNNSIAAKVHIQDKIIAESTPGTEHALRIDGLEPEIFYQYRVEAGTDVFYGTLMTAPTPGSRAPFTFAFGSDCRGNISSGERNMGGVNQYVMSRAMALATAKQARFFLFTGDTMNGYASNVPDQERMYANFKSALFPFAGSLPLFLGVGNHETISMTFDDGSKYGLSCDRFPFNTDSSEAVFSKIFVNPRNGPLSEDGSALDPRPETPGDFPDYGETAYSFVYGNVAVIMVNSQYFMAASMPANKIIGGNVWGYIMDNQLKWITDMLETYQNDSRVDHIFVTQHTPMFPNSAHYTGAKSMWAGGDNSIKPVIQGIPEDRITGFIDRRDAYLRQLLKNTKVRALLVGDEHVYYRTRIAPGMTLYNPEKYVPQDPVSISRPLWEICNGALGAPAYGMESTPWNRGFPESGELKRFSSQHALVFIHVNGKFASMDVIDPVSLAPIELGIDMVLKNP
- a CDS encoding TadE/TadG family type IV pilus assembly protein is translated as MNTTQRRKAKHMAGVVSVELALVMTFLLMPLFIGVLDFGQIMHAQYVITRAAREGAVTASTNGNVDLTVRNYIAASNLNPGQAQVSGSFLSGTVMPGNPVSVTVTFDMTGYMILPWKDIVPALSTLSATAEARQR
- a CDS encoding MASE3 domain-containing protein; the encoded protein is MLQSRTAWNHPLKRQIIIGGIFFVTLVLASLYGFLLFHCLAEMFSVVIACGVFFVAWNTRHYLEDHSLALAGCIFLAVAGFDFLHLLAYEGMQIFPGYNADLPTQLWIVGRYFEVSALLSIAFLAGKKIHLGVWYSLLSGLFFLCVIAIFTGVFPACYINGQGLTSFKIGSEYFVMGGCILATYLFFVRRSRFDSDVIRYYIASALLTFAAEFAFTVYINIYGLTNIVGHFFKVGAYYFFYRAAIETGLSQPFALIFKDLKMREDELAQERELLITLVNATEDLVVLLKPDGTLVAANQALQKHFDLSEQGITVQNFFSLAPQGMQDGRKSAIATCLKTGQPVQIEEPGPDSIYYTSYYPVYAENGNIRLIAVFSRDITEMKRLDALREDVDRIMRHDLKNPLNVIIGFPRLLEEEGDLNDLQLEYLKHIREAGLHMLEQINQSLSLYRIERGTYDFQPSTVDLGALLQRVCGDMMSKAKAAQVHLYVDVCESSPLALADENLSYSMFANLIDNAIDGSNSSDGVFITMPCPRGDMIDVAIHNALPIPAEILDRFFEKYVTKGKRNGTGLGAYSARLLALAQNGDIVMDSDEHSGTTITVRLPAAS
- a CDS encoding TadE/TadG family type IV pilus assembly protein, whose product is MKHEKKSIRSQLGHSALEFALIVPIFVMSLFSVVELGRYFWIQHAISSAAIEGARLAILNGPTDAEVVNYVQDLLTDSGVPGAPQVTISPRTPSQDVTVTVQTPFQFMIMPGFVEGLVQPNPLSHAAVMRHEP
- a CDS encoding HD domain-containing phosphohydrolase, coding for MKIQNKSTFSLSSLISWIAFSTAMILIVMLLSVIQYEGRMSALESTETLFEEITTKTSARINVVISSIATLTETAALNPMTAALDHTDPASFIDSTITMKAILDDTPVLLSIYTGYNDGTFHQLIAPRNNETILRTYDAPPETAYIDRVITTSIEGTRHQVWQFRKHNLDIIRTRQDSVVEYDPRIRPWFVQAQETGQTTFTTPYIFSSSRLPGLTCARQLANGSGVLGVDVTLVKLGDILASQKVARNGVIWIVDKDNQLIALPGLAWKNVLSTDLHLPHATTSSNPVVAAVAKEMTSKNDNVTKGSRKPFFLNIDGEMYIASQMSMEPDSGQHLHVVIAAPLRDITGHIKRLAIRIVFIAVGLLIIIIPIVMLVGRRAARPVNALMAEAQKIQSFDFSPSPPINSIIKEVNTLAQTYEAMKATIRTKTENLIQTQSKLEMLVEGGVALSTEKKLNQLVSLIFSNAKELVQADGGVLYIKEDNLLGVELLSLGPQNIHLGGMSETPAPRMMIQPQIMAFLSKDSVLHSACQAFTQRESIVIPNGNFSLFPTGLPEEPKDYTISSLMCVPIVTRRDEVLGVIQLFNPCTETDTTEDGTCKERIKFVASLAAQAAVTLDNRNLVNSLTELFDALVQVVAASIDAKSPYTGGHCTRVPELAEMLARAAHEKEDGPLADFRLNTEDEWRQLFIASWLHDCGKVTTPEYVVDKATKLETIYNRIHEIRMRFEVLRRDAEIVFLQRQLQGKENIEQLEQELQETLRSIEDDFEFIANCNLGTEFMTEETQSRLESIANRTWMRHFSDRLGISRAEHRAKGDSTDPPLPVAEPLLSDKPEHIVPQSKNYSHLHDAFGNPLEIPPHEYNRGELYNLCISRGTLTPEERFKINEHTLSGLEMLSKIPFPENLRNVPNIALAHHETLIGTGYPLKKSAKDLRIESRILAIADIFEALTAFDRPYKKPKTLSEALQIMSFMRNDQHIDAELFDIFLKSGIFREYAQKYLRPEQNDTDDISPFLNNAHKRPGKPN
- a CDS encoding ABC transporter substrate binding protein; its protein translation is MKAYQILPRILRLSLCVMVCIFIVASLSGEARARTAAHVLVLHSYHYGYTWTDSLTEGIYSTFADKAPLDNIVVEYMNTKRHPTELIFPHLRVLYADIYRNTHFDLIITTDDNALEFILRYRDELFPKTPVVFCGINNLDNARLRKSKNITGVAEKIEIESTLNLIKQLQPDVTTVAVIAGMSESGRINLKLFREAIQHVDELSALDLSELPVDEIQAQLNKLDSTSVVLNLGLSRSTDGHIFTVDQGINLITQATNRPIYTAWDFAMKPGVVGGNLVSGKHQGAAAANLAIMILNGESADHIPFQESPNANIFDYIELQRYNIPLNRLPSSYILLNAPTPFFTIDRSTGIILIIVSLCIIAVSLLLHYNIKTRRIAAQAMSSTEERFKQLADAAWEAIIIQDEGIIHQVNNQFYPMFGYSLAESKKIDSVEMLIAPESRREFRRHLREDDTTPFDVLAMRKEGSTFPVEMRIKQMDFHGIKAGVLVVRDITERKLIEVKLAEINKTLENLVFERTKTLDQKASELEIANRKLLELDELKSSFMSTVSHDIRTPLTSIIGFTKLISKEFKSSFVGLVEEDSRLAKKRDRIITNLAIIEEEGERLKRLINDFLDLTRIESGSAEWHDQKIDIARLIQQATAVVSGLMPKGAAARIHMEIHEDLPVLHADPDRIMQVLTNLLGNAAKFTPPDKSIIIDVSTHNNAVEIRVTDEGPGIPAKDLVNIFDKFYQVGRGETTPETPKGTGLGLAICKQIIEHYKGHIHAESVLGKGSTFTFSLPV